One genomic region from Leptospira montravelensis encodes:
- a CDS encoding LA_2168 family protein has product MFFVFYLLVVNTPKYGVGVEVGILGYELFLKETVSNKKNHTPGWDFQTTPIGLDFQNVSYLNRISGKSMFVGLKDKNKREQVVWDLDIQLTTGKETGLKPFYLGKNNYIGFETSKFLFGVGRREHKFRPQSFQTSFDCGDGVFLEFQPQTNLTLQFFLWDQYSGSLIFQKDRFHSLLSYSNKGKTGPWEDLEPKEYKQSHHRRHSFGFVYGDNLNLRLGIQYIELGSWGRHVKDSPRETKNSGADGDSLVNGNLGLGWDLYILELKFDFLWAKGNDRTNSKIANSPGSIPISGEAIQWGAELQFGDVLVRSSHFLSDREERNSKNQIIREGYVSLGAHPGQTPYISQIFQIFPSAAVTESGYEKNIALRNGKCFGYLSELVLQFTYHQFVAKMVGSYFLPYKVGGSSDGRISFHKRDFEVFYIGEGLFELSLKEISSFELGIGFSQVFLPESIGIKSNFGYVFGRLEI; this is encoded by the coding sequence ATTTTTTTCGTTTTCTATTTGTTAGTTGTAAATACTCCAAAATACGGAGTTGGAGTAGAGGTTGGGATACTAGGTTATGAATTATTTTTAAAAGAAACTGTCAGTAACAAAAAGAATCATACTCCCGGTTGGGATTTTCAAACAACCCCAATTGGTTTAGATTTTCAAAATGTCTCTTATTTAAACAGAATTTCAGGCAAATCAATGTTTGTTGGTCTTAAAGATAAAAACAAAAGAGAACAAGTAGTTTGGGATTTAGACATCCAATTGACAACAGGAAAGGAAACTGGATTAAAACCTTTTTATTTAGGGAAAAACAATTATATTGGGTTTGAAACTTCTAAATTTCTTTTCGGGGTAGGTCGCCGGGAACATAAGTTTCGGCCTCAGAGTTTTCAAACAAGTTTTGATTGTGGAGATGGAGTATTTTTAGAATTCCAACCTCAAACAAATTTGACCTTACAGTTTTTTCTTTGGGACCAGTATTCGGGATCTTTGATATTTCAGAAAGATAGGTTTCATTCTCTTCTTTCCTATTCTAATAAGGGAAAAACTGGTCCTTGGGAAGACTTAGAGCCAAAGGAATACAAACAAAGCCACCATCGCCGACATTCCTTTGGGTTTGTGTATGGAGATAATTTAAACCTGCGATTGGGAATTCAGTATATTGAATTAGGAAGTTGGGGAAGGCACGTAAAAGACAGTCCAAGAGAAACAAAAAATTCAGGGGCAGATGGTGATTCACTAGTAAATGGAAACTTGGGTTTGGGTTGGGATTTGTATATATTGGAACTGAAATTTGATTTTTTATGGGCGAAGGGTAATGACAGAACGAATTCCAAAATAGCAAATTCACCAGGATCCATTCCAATTTCAGGGGAGGCCATTCAATGGGGGGCCGAACTTCAGTTCGGTGATGTTTTGGTGAGGAGTTCTCATTTTTTATCTGACAGAGAAGAAAGAAATTCTAAAAACCAAATCATTCGCGAAGGTTATGTGTCATTAGGGGCACATCCTGGACAAACTCCTTATATTTCTCAAATTTTCCAGATTTTTCCTTCAGCTGCGGTAACTGAATCTGGCTATGAAAAAAACATTGCATTGAGAAACGGAAAGTGTTTCGGATATTTGAGCGAACTTGTTTTACAATTCACCTATCATCAGTTTGTTGCAAAAATGGTAGGTTCCTACTTTTTACCTTACAAGGTTGGTGGTTCTTCGGATGGAAGGATTAGTTTTCATAAAAGAGATTTTGAAGTGTTTTATATCGGAGAGGGACTTTTTGAACTTTCTTTAAAAGAAATATCTTCTTTTGAACTTGGAATAGGTTTCTCTCAGGTTTTTTTACCAGAATCCATTGGCATCAAATCAAATTTTGGATATGTGTTTGGGAGGTTGGAAATATGA
- a CDS encoding phospholipase D-like domain-containing protein codes for MKIHIRIILILTFLFFLFCHKPKQKMDLSWLLFPTSPISELYFSYPGRNVAEEKKRIVKDALISEIRKAKVSIHAYLYSIDDYEILTELYLKKRLGVEIQLYGDKEEDYSELLSFGLEIKRWSGSGIHHTKIWIFDGLRFFAGTGNYTTHGLYTDHNVFWTQNISLEEIAEIHSTLLGKNPGGNFKIGSLVYWVSPEAGLEIQQELIDAVASAKHSIKYLIYSHYDPILSLKILEASKRGVRVEGIYNMPMSSNPEGVYLSQNLEFPSQIYEDGNVDFVYKNDRYLGGLLHHKTMIIDDRIVFTGSYNYSVSARDKNKEIFVKMDHPSVIEEFLGEWKRVLWEANPLSKSIENSEDPNGNSNTLRMYSVGQFENSLFQTNILFNQDGIFDTNSNALAMAYKQTLGLVGQVRSKLGNRYEYSYSKIDPIWEESEGENLQLRFQNHFLGTKVSLSNGEKVLSLSLWDGTRPKENFVLDSNAIVFGNTDFWKGKNLWIWIQTENRRISFCQVKEKTNPPEWMIFIKNRLKTLGKISPICSSG; via the coding sequence ATGAAGATTCATATTCGAATTATACTTATATTAACTTTTTTGTTTTTTCTATTTTGTCATAAGCCTAAACAAAAAATGGATCTTTCTTGGTTACTTTTTCCAACTTCTCCTATTTCAGAGTTATACTTTTCCTACCCGGGTCGGAATGTGGCAGAAGAAAAAAAGAGGATAGTAAAAGACGCTTTAATTTCGGAAATTCGCAAAGCAAAAGTTTCGATCCATGCGTATTTATATTCGATCGATGATTATGAAATCCTTACCGAACTATATTTGAAAAAAAGGTTGGGTGTGGAAATTCAACTCTATGGAGATAAAGAAGAAGATTATTCTGAATTATTATCATTTGGCCTCGAAATCAAAAGATGGTCTGGATCTGGGATCCATCATACAAAGATTTGGATTTTTGACGGATTACGTTTTTTTGCAGGCACTGGGAACTATACCACACATGGATTGTATACGGATCACAATGTGTTTTGGACCCAAAACATTTCCTTAGAAGAAATTGCAGAGATTCATTCTACACTTCTTGGTAAAAACCCAGGCGGTAATTTTAAAATTGGTAGTTTAGTGTATTGGGTTTCCCCTGAAGCGGGTTTGGAAATCCAACAAGAGTTAATCGATGCAGTCGCATCAGCAAAGCATTCAATTAAATATTTAATATATTCTCATTATGATCCTATCCTTAGTTTAAAAATATTAGAAGCAAGTAAAAGGGGAGTGCGTGTAGAAGGAATTTATAATATGCCTATGAGTTCTAATCCGGAAGGAGTTTACCTTAGTCAAAACTTAGAATTTCCATCTCAAATATATGAAGATGGAAATGTTGATTTTGTTTATAAAAATGATCGTTATTTAGGAGGGCTTTTACATCACAAAACAATGATTATTGATGACAGGATTGTTTTCACTGGTTCTTATAACTATTCAGTTTCTGCAAGGGATAAAAATAAAGAAATCTTTGTAAAAATGGATCACCCTTCCGTCATAGAAGAATTCCTCGGAGAATGGAAAAGAGTATTATGGGAGGCCAATCCACTTTCTAAATCGATAGAAAATTCTGAAGATCCAAATGGAAACAGTAATACATTACGTATGTATTCCGTAGGTCAGTTTGAAAATTCTCTATTTCAAACAAATATTCTTTTTAATCAGGATGGAATTTTTGATACCAATTCGAATGCACTTGCGATGGCATATAAACAAACCTTGGGACTAGTCGGTCAGGTTCGTTCAAAACTTGGAAATCGGTATGAATATTCTTATAGCAAAATCGATCCGATTTGGGAGGAGAGTGAGGGTGAGAATTTACAACTTCGTTTCCAAAATCATTTTTTAGGAACTAAGGTAAGTCTTTCTAATGGCGAAAAGGTTCTGTCGTTATCTCTTTGGGATGGGACTCGTCCTAAAGAGAATTTTGTTTTGGATTCTAATGCAATAGTGTTTGGAAATACAGACTTTTGGAAGGGAAAAAATTTATGGATTTGGATCCAGACAGAAAATCGCAGAATTTCGTTTTGTCAGGTAAAAGAGAAAACGAATCCGCCTGAATGGATGATCTTTATAAAAAATCGACTGAAAACCTTGGGCAAAATATCACCAATTTGTTCCAGCGGTTAG
- a CDS encoding MFS transporter → MKKNLSLAIFKHRDFRFFIVARFFMVLAINIQATIVGWQVYELTGSVLDLGLVGLFEAIPSIVVSLYAGHLADLRDRRNIIVICLFFLLLCSLTLFAFTGPLGFLLVQYKAYPIFLVILVSGIARGFISPAIFSFVTQLVPREHYPHSAAWMGTSFQAGAVIGPALGGIVYGSLGMQAAYALDSFCIGLPFLLFFWITKRSLPERKEKEALKDSLLKGLRFVLKNEIMLGAMALDMFAVLFGGAVALLPVYAKDILFVGSEGLGYLRAAPSLGALLMAYYLTYKPPLEKSGRVLLLCVFGFGICMLVFGLSESFLLSLFALFLSGVFDSVSVVVRSTIMQTMTPEDMRGRVSAINKVFIGSSNEIGAFESGLSAKILGPVGSVVFGATMTLLIVFFTFRFSPKLKELELKNWV, encoded by the coding sequence ATGAAGAAAAACCTTTCTTTGGCCATTTTCAAACACCGCGATTTTCGTTTTTTTATAGTGGCCAGGTTCTTTATGGTCCTTGCGATCAATATCCAAGCCACTATTGTTGGTTGGCAAGTTTATGAACTTACTGGAAGTGTTTTAGACTTAGGTCTTGTTGGTCTTTTTGAAGCGATTCCCTCCATTGTAGTTTCACTCTATGCTGGACATTTAGCGGATCTTAGAGATCGTCGCAATATCATTGTTATCTGTTTATTCTTTTTACTTCTCTGCTCTTTGACCTTATTTGCTTTTACAGGCCCACTCGGGTTTTTACTTGTTCAATACAAAGCCTATCCGATCTTTTTAGTGATTTTAGTTTCTGGAATTGCTAGAGGTTTTATTTCACCGGCAATTTTTAGTTTTGTGACACAACTTGTTCCCAGAGAACATTACCCTCACTCGGCTGCTTGGATGGGAACTTCTTTCCAAGCTGGTGCGGTCATTGGCCCGGCACTTGGTGGGATTGTTTATGGAAGTTTGGGAATGCAAGCGGCATATGCACTGGATTCATTTTGTATCGGACTTCCCTTTTTACTTTTTTTCTGGATAACAAAACGAAGCCTTCCGGAACGAAAAGAAAAAGAAGCTTTAAAAGATAGCCTACTCAAAGGTCTTCGTTTTGTATTAAAAAACGAAATTATGTTAGGTGCAATGGCACTAGATATGTTTGCTGTTCTTTTTGGAGGAGCTGTGGCTCTTTTGCCAGTATATGCAAAAGACATTCTTTTTGTTGGTTCGGAAGGACTCGGATACTTACGAGCAGCTCCCTCTCTCGGTGCACTTCTAATGGCATACTATCTCACATACAAACCACCTCTAGAAAAATCGGGCAGGGTTTTATTACTTTGTGTCTTTGGATTTGGAATTTGTATGTTGGTATTTGGACTTTCCGAATCCTTTTTACTCTCACTATTTGCCTTATTTCTATCGGGAGTTTTTGATAGTGTTTCCGTTGTGGTACGTTCTACCATTATGCAAACCATGACTCCAGAAGATATGAGGGGACGGGTAAGTGCCATTAATAAGGTATTTATTGGATCTTCGAATGAAATTGGAGCCTTTGAATCCGGACTTTCTGCAAAAATCCTAGGCCCTGTAGGATCAGTGGTTTTTGGAGCTACCATGACCCTACTGATTGTATTTTTTACCTTTCGGTTCTCTCCTAAGCTAAAAGAATTAGAACTGAAAAACTGGGTCTAA
- a CDS encoding LBF_2017 N-terminal domain-containing protein, which yields MNRNLLLILGIVFLTFSSLVSKPTRELRIVIDAEADANFELELWQEKPNESGDTIAPKPPESILFKGNRITVTPKDNFEYFRVRRLGEYGAKGFWTQVYSTNVDPGSPLSVPKEFVAKKTFVPQAEPKKVVSVVSTDSFIIVKEKEESVRYLTKNQLTLNPSDDASGIAEVRYKLGNSHWNSAKTLTSIPVQEEGNYKFLYFSLDQAGNKEPMQVLDFIKDVSPPETKMEWVGPNSLGKGKNLYISQETKIKLTTKDRLSGPKDILVAYTCQSGTQTEFKPYNAEISIFDLKSVCKGSFQLFYYAVDRVGNEEAVKTLNFQLGSESN from the coding sequence ATGAATCGGAATTTATTACTCATCCTAGGAATTGTTTTTTTAACATTTAGTTCTCTTGTTTCCAAACCAACAAGAGAACTTCGCATTGTGATCGATGCAGAGGCAGATGCAAATTTTGAACTAGAACTTTGGCAAGAAAAACCAAATGAATCTGGTGATACAATTGCACCGAAACCTCCAGAATCCATTCTGTTTAAAGGAAACCGAATCACGGTAACCCCAAAAGATAATTTTGAATACTTTCGTGTTCGTAGGTTAGGTGAATATGGTGCGAAAGGATTTTGGACTCAAGTTTATTCTACAAACGTCGATCCAGGTTCCCCACTCTCTGTTCCCAAAGAATTCGTAGCTAAGAAGACTTTTGTACCCCAAGCGGAACCCAAAAAAGTAGTATCGGTTGTCTCAACAGATAGTTTCATTATCGTAAAAGAAAAGGAAGAGTCTGTAAGGTACTTAACAAAGAACCAATTGACACTTAATCCTTCTGATGATGCTTCTGGTATTGCAGAGGTTCGATACAAACTAGGGAATTCACATTGGAATTCTGCAAAAACTTTAACATCGATTCCCGTTCAAGAAGAAGGTAATTACAAATTTCTTTATTTTTCACTGGACCAAGCGGGAAATAAAGAACCGATGCAAGTTTTGGATTTTATTAAAGATGTTTCCCCGCCAGAAACTAAAATGGAATGGGTAGGTCCAAATTCCTTAGGAAAAGGAAAAAATCTGTATATATCGCAAGAAACTAAGATAAAACTGACAACGAAGGATCGTTTGAGTGGACCAAAAGACATACTAGTAGCTTACACTTGTCAGTCGGGAACTCAAACTGAGTTTAAACCTTACAATGCAGAAATATCTATTTTCGATTTAAAGTCAGTTTGTAAGGGATCCTTTCAACTTTTTTACTATGCAGTTGACCGAGTGGGAAATGAAGAAGCGGTTAAAACTTTAAATTTTCAATTAGGTAGTGAATCGAATTAA
- a CDS encoding FecR domain-containing protein, protein MRKFIANSILVLIIMFSTVSLFAESGETLEPITITVQKGETLSLISERHLSDPKRWPELLKHNKIPNPDLIKPGLTLVVPVFLRKAVVGVTEFVMGQVEWNGTGGKGPWVPLKLGQELHPNDQIKTTGKGKTDVQINNVGMVRILNNSHFEIKGEEKKGGPIAVALFKGSLDAKVTKSNPPTTEHKFNIVSPSSTAGVRGTEFRVELDDKLSSTISCFEGVVDVAAQGKTVELKQGMATFVEKGKSPVQPYKIPEAPRLKEE, encoded by the coding sequence ATGAGAAAGTTCATCGCAAATTCAATCTTAGTACTTATCATAATGTTTAGCACCGTTTCGCTTTTTGCGGAAAGTGGAGAAACACTAGAACCGATCACCATTACGGTCCAAAAGGGTGAAACACTCTCTCTGATTTCAGAAAGACATTTATCCGACCCAAAACGCTGGCCTGAACTTTTAAAACACAATAAAATACCAAATCCTGACCTAATCAAACCAGGCCTCACTCTAGTGGTTCCCGTTTTTCTCCGTAAAGCGGTAGTTGGTGTCACCGAGTTTGTAATGGGTCAAGTGGAATGGAATGGAACTGGTGGAAAAGGACCTTGGGTTCCATTGAAACTCGGACAAGAACTCCACCCTAATGACCAAATCAAAACGACGGGAAAAGGAAAAACCGATGTCCAGATCAATAATGTGGGTATGGTTAGAATTTTAAACAATAGCCATTTTGAAATAAAGGGGGAAGAAAAAAAAGGTGGGCCAATCGCAGTAGCCTTATTCAAAGGAAGTTTAGATGCTAAAGTAACTAAATCAAATCCACCTACCACCGAACACAAGTTCAATATCGTAAGCCCCTCTTCCACTGCAGGTGTACGTGGTACAGAGTTTCGTGTTGAATTAGATGATAAACTAAGTTCCACAATTTCCTGTTTCGAGGGCGTGGTTGATGTAGCTGCACAAGGAAAAACTGTCGAGTTGAAACAGGGTATGGCAACTTTTGTTGAAAAAGGAAAATCTCCCGTGCAACCTTATAAAATTCCAGAAGCACCTCGCCTAAAAGAAGAATAG
- a CDS encoding NUDIX hydrolase encodes MKERKNWKDLYRTPIYTLASFDIQLPRSVEEKTYYVLKSNNWVNVVPITKTGEILLIKQYRHGIGEDSLEIPGGIVDEDGPGSELISAQRELREETGYATDQAKYKLLAKFSGNPAMFTNWSYSYVAYDVEPIHEVELDEGEDIEIVLKKPEEVKRLLIDGTIHHPQMAAALGIYFLQSQ; translated from the coding sequence GTGAAAGAAAGAAAAAACTGGAAAGACCTCTACCGCACTCCTATTTATACTCTAGCAAGTTTTGATATCCAACTCCCCCGTTCCGTGGAAGAAAAAACCTATTATGTATTAAAATCAAACAACTGGGTCAATGTGGTTCCTATCACCAAAACGGGAGAAATTTTACTCATCAAACAATACAGACATGGAATCGGAGAAGATAGTTTGGAAATTCCAGGAGGAATTGTAGACGAAGACGGACCTGGTTCCGAACTTATTTCTGCCCAGAGAGAACTAAGAGAAGAAACAGGATATGCCACTGATCAGGCAAAATACAAATTACTCGCAAAGTTTTCTGGTAATCCAGCTATGTTTACTAACTGGTCCTATTCCTATGTTGCCTACGATGTTGAGCCAATTCATGAAGTTGAGTTGGATGAAGGAGAAGATATCGAAATTGTTTTAAAAAAACCTGAGGAAGTAAAACGCCTGTTAATTGATGGAACCATTCACCATCCGCAAATGGCAGCAGCGCTTGGAATCTATTTTTTACAATCCCAGTGA